In [Leptolyngbya] sp. PCC 7376, a genomic segment contains:
- the pyrH gene encoding UMP kinase has product MGYQRVLLKLSGEALMGDLGYGIDPKIVSDIAREIGEVVASGVQLVVVVGGGNIFRGVQASAKGMDRANADYIGMIATVMNAMTLQDALEQIDIPTRVQTAIAMQEVAEPYIRRRAIRHLEKGRVVIFGAGSGNPFFTTDTTAALRAAEIDAEVIFKATKVDGIYDSDPAKNPDAKRYESLTYTHVLANDLRVMDGTAIALCKENDIPIMVFNLFEKGNIVRAVKGEPVGTIVGGSCAVK; this is encoded by the coding sequence ATGGGATACCAACGTGTACTTTTAAAGTTAAGCGGTGAGGCATTGATGGGGGATCTCGGCTACGGGATTGACCCAAAGATTGTGTCTGATATTGCCCGGGAAATTGGAGAGGTCGTTGCGAGTGGTGTGCAGCTCGTGGTTGTGGTCGGCGGAGGCAATATTTTTCGGGGAGTACAAGCCTCGGCAAAAGGTATGGATCGCGCCAATGCGGATTATATTGGCATGATCGCAACAGTAATGAATGCGATGACCTTGCAGGATGCTCTCGAACAAATTGATATTCCCACTCGCGTACAGACGGCGATCGCCATGCAAGAAGTGGCAGAACCTTATATTCGTCGTCGAGCAATTCGTCATTTAGAGAAAGGACGCGTTGTGATTTTTGGCGCTGGCTCTGGTAACCCCTTTTTTACTACCGATACCACTGCGGCGCTGCGGGCAGCTGAGATTGATGCAGAAGTGATCTTTAAGGCCACAAAGGTCGATGGGATTTATGATAGTGACCCCGCAAAAAATCCTGATGCAAAACGCTACGAAAGCTTGACCTATACCCACGTTCTAGCCAATGATCTAAGGGTAATGGATGGTACGGCGATCGCCCTGTGCAAAGAAAACGATATTCCGATCATGGTGTTCAATCTCTTTGAAAAAGGCAATATCGTCCGCGCTGTCAAAGGTGAACCAGTTGGAACAATTGTGGGAGGTTCCTGTGCAGTTAAATGA
- the pyrC gene encoding dihydroorotase translates to MENLTITRPDDWHLHLRDGEALKAVLPDTARQFARAIVMPNLKPPVRTVADAKSYRDRILVALPKSVNFEPLMTLYLTDNTNPEDIIAAKESGFVKAVKYYPAGATTNSDSGLTDIRKGDRVFEAMQEVDLPLLLHGEVTHRDVDVFDREKVFIEQYLIPLKERFPKLRIVLEHITTENAVKFVLSADERVAATITPQHLLLNRNSIFQGGIRPHYYCLPILKRETHRQALIEAATSGNPKFFLGTDSAPHARDRKETSCGCAGCYSALHAMELYAEAFESVDALDKLEAFASFHGPDFYGLPRNNETITLTKKTWRIPNELPFPDSGLVPLRAGEELTWQMA, encoded by the coding sequence ATGGAAAATTTGACGATTACTCGGCCAGACGATTGGCATCTACATTTACGGGATGGCGAGGCGCTCAAGGCTGTTCTACCGGATACTGCGAGGCAATTTGCGCGGGCGATCGTCATGCCAAATCTCAAGCCTCCGGTGCGGACCGTTGCTGATGCGAAATCCTACCGTGATCGTATTCTTGTGGCGTTGCCAAAGAGCGTGAACTTTGAGCCGCTAATGACGCTTTACCTTACGGACAATACAAATCCCGAAGATATTATTGCCGCGAAAGAATCTGGGTTTGTCAAAGCCGTTAAATATTATCCTGCGGGCGCAACAACAAATTCTGACTCTGGTTTAACAGATATTCGGAAGGGCGATCGCGTATTTGAAGCGATGCAGGAAGTTGATTTACCTTTGCTGTTACATGGAGAAGTAACCCACAGAGATGTGGATGTATTCGATCGCGAGAAAGTTTTTATTGAGCAATATTTGATTCCGCTCAAAGAAAGATTTCCGAAATTACGAATTGTGCTGGAACATATCACCACTGAGAATGCAGTGAAGTTTGTTCTATCGGCCGATGAGCGAGTTGCTGCAACCATCACACCTCAACATCTTCTGTTAAATCGCAACAGCATTTTTCAAGGTGGCATCCGTCCCCACTATTACTGTTTGCCTATCCTCAAACGGGAAACTCATCGTCAAGCTCTCATCGAAGCTGCAACATCTGGAAACCCTAAATTTTTTCTTGGAACAGATAGTGCACCCCATGCCCGTGATCGCAAAGAAACATCCTGTGGCTGTGCAGGCTGTTATTCGGCGCTTCATGCAATGGAGTTGTATGCAGAAGCCTTTGAAAGCGTAGATGCTCTGGATAAACTTGAGGCCTTTGCCAGTTTCCATGGGCCAGATTTCTATGGTTTGCCTCGCAATAATGAAACAATCACATTAACGAAAAAAACTTGGCGTATTCCCAATGAGTTACCTTTCCCGGATTCTGGCCTAGTGCCGTTGCGGGCAGGGGAAGAACTGACGTGGCAAATGGCATGA
- a CDS encoding response regulator, translated as MDKLLKSPLLVVEDNDEDFTVLMEFLGDMNIQQPIYRCKDGDDALDFLSYKGAYTNKQLIPQPSVVLLDLNLPGTDGREVLEQLKEDENFKKMPIVIFTTSSNPQDIDFCYRHGANGYLVKPINFEQMRITVQAFVDFWLNANTLPQVV; from the coding sequence ATGGATAAATTGTTGAAATCTCCCCTATTAGTTGTTGAAGATAACGACGAAGACTTTACTGTTTTGATGGAATTTTTGGGTGATATGAATATCCAGCAACCTATCTATCGTTGCAAAGATGGGGATGATGCTCTAGATTTTTTATCCTATAAAGGAGCCTATACAAATAAGCAATTGATCCCCCAGCCATCAGTGGTACTGCTAGATCTAAATTTGCCAGGAACTGATGGCCGTGAAGTGTTAGAGCAGCTTAAGGAAGATGAGAACTTCAAAAAAATGCCGATAGTTATCTTCACGACCTCTAGTAATCCTCAAGACATTGATTTTTGCTATCGCCATGGTGCAAATGGTTATCTGGTTAAGCCAATTAACTTTGAACAAATGAGAATTACGGTACAAGCATTTGTTGATTTTTGGTTGAATGCCAACACTTTGCCGCAAGTTGTTTGA
- the frr gene encoding ribosome recycling factor: protein MQLNELRDNMKKTIDATQRSFNSLRTGRASAALLDRITVEYYGADTPLKSLASITTPDSSTIMIQPFDKGSVSDIERAISMSDLGLTPNNDGTIVRLNIPPLTKERRKELVKTASKLAEEGKVAIRNIRRDAIDDVRKQEKNSDISEDESRDLQDDVQKITDEFTSKIDELLKVKEKDIMTV, encoded by the coding sequence GTGCAGTTAAATGAACTCAGAGACAACATGAAAAAAACTATTGATGCGACCCAACGGTCTTTTAATAGTTTAAGAACCGGTAGAGCGAGCGCAGCACTTCTCGACCGAATTACAGTGGAATACTATGGTGCAGATACGCCCTTAAAGTCCTTGGCTAGCATCACGACGCCAGACTCTAGCACGATCATGATTCAGCCTTTTGATAAAGGCAGTGTCAGTGATATTGAGCGGGCGATTTCGATGTCTGACCTTGGGTTAACGCCCAATAACGACGGTACGATTGTCCGTTTGAATATTCCCCCTCTCACGAAAGAACGCCGTAAAGAATTAGTGAAAACAGCCAGCAAATTGGCGGAAGAAGGTAAAGTCGCGATTCGGAATATCCGCCGTGATGCGATTGATGATGTGCGAAAGCAAGAAAAAAATAGTGATATTTCTGAGGATGAATCCCGCGATTTACAGGATGACGTTCAGAAGATCACAGATGAGTTTACTAGCAAAATCGATGAGCTACTCAAAGTCAAAGAAAAGGACATTATGACCGTCTAA
- a CDS encoding ATP-binding protein has product MEKILDSQSLTVLIIDDSPDERDIYEQFLLRDTHQSYLTVGTDTGEDGLQLLDAHVCHLILLDFNLPDMNGLEFLEILQTSNTQIPVVMMTGQGNEAIAVQAIKQGAYDYLVKRQITPESLQSTVRNVLKQSNLQTRLHKSKQRQSLITSIALRIRQSLDLEQVLEQATVETRQLLECDRVLLYKCELDMSGVIVAESVNSQYQSTLGQKIVDTCFQNNGAQYYVQGKCTTINDIQRAGLTSCHIELLERFQVKANLVVPILLTTTSRNSSDQSQSTQLWGLLIAHQCDEPRCWTIEETELIKLLSLQLAIAIQQAELLSKTERSLQREQELNALKSQIIGTVSHEYRSPLASILASASTLRIHGASLPEAAQKKLLNMIENKVRHMNHLIEDMLFFNQIERGQIPIQSTPVNISDFLLEQIEEYKLKKPSYAINLEVKGTIEPFENDPKILGQIFNNLLSNAIKYSLDSRHIDIQLKGLASQVIVIIKDYGIGIDIDDQDSIFEPFHRGANVGTIPGTGLGLSIVQGCLDMCGGKISYTSEPNQGTKVTVGFPRKIDCRLSSARNCM; this is encoded by the coding sequence GTGGAAAAAATATTAGATTCTCAGTCTCTAACTGTCTTGATCATTGATGACTCTCCTGATGAGCGAGATATCTATGAACAGTTTTTGCTGCGTGATACCCATCAAAGTTATCTGACTGTAGGTACGGATACTGGTGAAGATGGCCTTCAGCTTTTAGATGCTCATGTGTGTCATCTGATTTTGCTGGATTTTAATTTGCCAGATATGAATGGACTGGAGTTCCTCGAAATTCTCCAGACATCTAATACTCAGATTCCTGTGGTGATGATGACCGGCCAAGGTAATGAGGCGATCGCCGTTCAGGCCATTAAACAAGGAGCCTATGATTATCTTGTTAAACGACAAATAACGCCTGAAAGTTTGCAATCTACAGTGCGAAATGTTTTAAAGCAGTCAAATTTACAAACTCGACTGCACAAAAGCAAACAACGCCAAAGTCTTATTACCTCTATCGCGCTCCGCATTCGCCAGAGTCTGGATCTAGAACAAGTTCTTGAACAGGCAACAGTTGAAACCCGTCAGTTACTAGAGTGTGATCGGGTGCTGCTTTATAAATGTGAATTGGATATGAGCGGTGTCATCGTAGCAGAATCAGTCAATTCTCAATATCAATCGACCTTAGGACAAAAAATCGTTGATACTTGCTTTCAAAATAATGGCGCTCAGTATTATGTCCAGGGTAAATGTACGACGATTAATGACATTCAGCGAGCAGGATTAACGTCCTGTCACATTGAACTGTTAGAACGATTTCAGGTCAAAGCTAATCTAGTTGTACCGATTTTACTTACGACGACTAGCCGTAATTCATCGGATCAGTCGCAGTCAACCCAACTCTGGGGGTTACTGATTGCCCATCAATGTGATGAACCGCGTTGTTGGACGATTGAAGAGACAGAATTAATCAAATTATTATCTTTACAGTTGGCGATCGCCATTCAGCAGGCGGAATTGTTATCTAAAACCGAACGATCCTTGCAGCGAGAGCAAGAACTGAATGCTCTAAAGTCCCAAATTATCGGTACTGTTTCTCATGAATATCGCTCACCATTAGCTTCAATTTTGGCCTCAGCTTCTACATTGAGAATTCATGGTGCGAGTCTACCAGAGGCTGCTCAAAAAAAATTGCTGAATATGATCGAGAATAAAGTCCGTCATATGAATCATTTGATCGAAGATATGCTCTTCTTTAATCAGATAGAAAGAGGGCAGATACCAATACAATCGACACCGGTTAATATTTCGGATTTTTTATTAGAGCAAATTGAAGAATATAAATTGAAAAAACCAAGCTATGCTATTAATTTGGAAGTTAAAGGGACAATAGAACCCTTTGAAAATGATCCTAAAATTCTTGGTCAAATTTTCAATAATCTTTTATCAAATGCCATTAAATATTCCCTAGATAGTCGTCATATTGATATCCAATTAAAAGGTTTGGCTTCCCAGGTGATTGTAATTATCAAAGATTATGGTATCGGGATTGATATTGATGATCAAGACTCTATTTTTGAACCCTTTCATCGAGGTGCTAATGTTGGCACAATTCCAGGGACTGGATTGGGGTTATCCATTGTTCAAGGGTGTTTAGATATGTGTGGTGGAAAGATTTCTTATACTAGCGAGCCTAACCAAGGGACAAAAGTAACGGTTGGTTTTCCTCGAAAAATAGATTGTCGTTTAAGTTCAGCTCGAAACTGTATGTAA
- a CDS encoding mannose-1-phosphate guanyltransferase: protein MRAILMAGGAGTRLRPLTCNIPKPMVPVLNRPIAEHIINLLKRHSITEVIATLHYEPDVMRDYFQDGSEFGVEMHYAIEEEQPLGTAGCVKNVQELLTDTFLVISGDSVTDFDLTAAIAFHREKQSKATLILTRVPNPVEFGVVITDDNHQICRFLEKPSTSEIFSDTVNTGTYILEPDVLQYLPDNKECDFSKDLFPLLLQNSEPMYGYVAEDCYWCDVGHLEAYRTAQYDALERKVEVEYAYTERSPGIWVGQNTFIDDTAKIQPPVMIGDNCRIGARVHLESGTVIGDNVTVGSHADLKRPILWNGVMLGEEVHLSACTIVRGSRVDRRAHVLEGAVIGALSTVEEEAHIGTGVRIWPNKRVEAGAILNINLIWGNTAHRNLFGQRGVAGLANIDITPEFAVKLGAAYGSTLRVGATVIVSRDQRSVSRMVSRSLIAGLMSAGINIQNLQATAIPIARTMATIFDVEGGIHVRLHPERRDHILIEFIDAQGINISKEKEKKIEGTYFKEDLRRVSITEIGDMAMPAQVVDIYSQRFEQYLNVGALTNSGSKVVIDYAYAVANAVLPRLLSKFRCDAIVLNASLKQTSLLGQEKDLLLLQLGHVVEALRASMGVQVAGNGEQLTLVDETGLAIIGESLTALMTSILLTSNPRSTVVVPVYASSAVEQIARRHDAKVVRTKANPTALMEACRNNINVVMGGSGDMGFIFPELHPGFDAMFTIAKLIEMLTIQERSLGQIRVELPTVYHKSFTLRCPWRIKGSLMRHLVETHDDVNLELIDGVKIVDPVSDNWALILPDAGEPLVHIFVNSNSREWSEKTIWRYRQQVQAFITHEQSGRQLTV, encoded by the coding sequence ATGCGGGCAATTTTGATGGCAGGGGGAGCAGGAACAAGATTGCGCCCATTAACGTGCAATATACCAAAGCCGATGGTGCCCGTGCTAAATCGTCCCATCGCGGAACACATCATCAATCTTTTAAAACGTCATAGCATCACCGAAGTCATTGCAACGCTCCATTACGAGCCGGATGTAATGCGGGATTATTTTCAGGATGGCAGCGAATTCGGGGTCGAGATGCACTACGCCATTGAGGAGGAGCAACCCCTCGGCACAGCAGGCTGCGTCAAAAATGTCCAAGAGCTACTCACTGATACTTTTCTCGTGATCAGTGGCGATAGTGTTACTGACTTTGACCTCACGGCGGCGATCGCCTTCCATCGCGAAAAACAATCCAAAGCCACCCTCATCCTTACTCGCGTTCCAAATCCTGTTGAATTTGGCGTAGTGATCACCGACGATAACCACCAAATTTGTCGATTCCTCGAAAAACCATCTACCAGCGAAATATTTTCCGACACCGTTAATACTGGCACTTATATCCTCGAACCTGACGTTCTCCAATATCTCCCTGACAACAAAGAGTGCGATTTCTCGAAAGACTTATTCCCACTCCTCCTCCAAAATAGTGAACCGATGTATGGCTATGTTGCAGAGGATTGCTATTGGTGTGATGTTGGCCATCTTGAGGCGTATCGCACCGCCCAATATGATGCCCTCGAACGTAAAGTTGAAGTGGAATATGCATACACAGAGCGATCGCCAGGCATATGGGTTGGCCAAAATACCTTTATTGATGACACTGCCAAGATTCAGCCTCCAGTAATGATTGGCGATAACTGCCGTATCGGTGCGAGAGTGCATCTCGAATCCGGCACCGTAATTGGCGATAACGTTACCGTTGGCTCTCACGCCGATCTCAAACGACCCATTCTCTGGAATGGCGTCATGCTGGGCGAGGAAGTTCATCTCAGTGCCTGCACCATTGTTCGAGGTAGCCGCGTTGATCGCCGTGCCCATGTCCTTGAAGGAGCAGTCATTGGTGCTTTGTCCACCGTTGAAGAAGAAGCTCATATCGGCACGGGCGTCAGGATTTGGCCAAATAAACGGGTTGAAGCCGGAGCTATTCTCAATATCAATCTCATTTGGGGCAATACTGCCCACCGAAATTTATTTGGGCAGCGGGGTGTCGCTGGACTCGCCAATATTGATATCACCCCAGAATTCGCCGTCAAACTAGGAGCAGCCTATGGTTCAACGCTTAGAGTTGGTGCAACGGTCATCGTCTCCCGTGATCAGCGCAGCGTCTCTCGGATGGTAAGTCGGTCACTCATTGCAGGGCTGATGTCAGCAGGCATTAATATTCAAAATCTACAGGCTACGGCTATTCCCATCGCCCGAACAATGGCCACCATTTTCGATGTGGAAGGCGGCATCCATGTGCGCCTCCATCCAGAACGACGCGATCATATCTTGATCGAATTTATCGATGCCCAAGGGATCAATATCTCTAAAGAAAAGGAGAAAAAAATTGAGGGCACTTACTTTAAAGAGGATTTGCGACGGGTTTCGATTACAGAAATTGGTGATATGGCAATGCCTGCCCAAGTGGTAGACATCTATAGCCAGAGGTTTGAACAGTATTTAAATGTGGGTGCACTCACAAATAGTGGCTCTAAAGTCGTGATTGACTATGCCTATGCCGTTGCCAATGCGGTACTACCTCGTCTACTTTCCAAATTCCGTTGTGATGCAATTGTGCTGAATGCCAGTTTGAAGCAAACATCATTACTGGGTCAGGAAAAGGATTTGCTGTTGTTGCAACTCGGCCATGTGGTGGAAGCGTTACGTGCCAGTATGGGCGTACAAGTTGCAGGCAATGGTGAGCAATTAACCCTTGTAGATGAGACGGGTTTAGCGATTATTGGCGAAAGTTTAACGGCTCTAATGACCAGTATTCTCCTAACCTCCAATCCCCGCAGTACGGTGGTTGTGCCTGTATATGCGTCAAGCGCGGTAGAACAAATTGCCCGTCGCCATGATGCGAAAGTGGTTAGAACAAAAGCAAATCCCACAGCGCTGATGGAAGCCTGTCGCAATAATATAAACGTGGTGATGGGTGGCAGTGGTGATATGGGATTTATTTTTCCGGAGTTGCACCCAGGTTTTGATGCGATGTTTACGATCGCCAAATTAATTGAGATGTTGACGATTCAGGAGCGATCGCTGGGACAGATTCGGGTAGAACTGCCAACGGTTTATCACAAGTCGTTTACGCTGCGTTGTCCATGGCGAATCAAGGGATCTTTAATGCGTCATCTGGTCGAGACCCATGATGATGTCAATTTGGAATTGATTGATGGGGTAAAAATTGTTGATCCGGTGTCCGATAATTGGGCCTTGATTCTGCCGGATGCAGGAGAACCCCTTGTTCATATTTTCGTGAATAGTAATAGCCGCGAATGGTCAGAGAAAACCATCTGGAGATATCGCCAGCAGGTTCAGGCATTTATCACCCATGAGCAAAGTGGTCGCCAACTGACCGTCTAA
- a CDS encoding dioxygenase → MNLTNATWQKTALSWEYHKAANPTLTAVPIRAFPASLHESGETRIIPLDLATELGTSYPATTPNLLANFIRIKTGEQIEAIAAASSEVFYVMRGSGRTETEYGTLEWRKGDSFTLPMNTGVTHYADDDAALYWVHDSPMLAYLGVQPTTPRFEPAFYSGEFLTSEIERIREEGIRRNLNRNGVILGNPESEDTRTVTHTMWSLYNLVPPHSSQKPHRHNSIALDLAVSAKEDTYTLIGKSLDGEGNIINPIKMKWEPNSVFVTPPGLWHSHHNESDEDAYVFPVQDAGMQIYMRTLDIQFAK, encoded by the coding sequence ATGAATTTGACCAATGCGACTTGGCAAAAAACGGCTTTAAGTTGGGAATATCACAAAGCAGCAAATCCAACCCTCACTGCTGTACCTATCCGTGCTTTTCCTGCCAGCCTCCACGAATCGGGTGAGACACGCATTATTCCCCTCGACCTCGCCACTGAACTAGGCACAAGTTACCCCGCAACAACTCCTAATCTCCTCGCCAATTTCATTCGCATTAAAACTGGAGAACAGATTGAGGCGATCGCCGCAGCGAGTTCCGAAGTCTTTTATGTGATGCGCGGTTCTGGTCGCACCGAAACAGAATATGGCACTCTCGAATGGCGCAAAGGTGATTCTTTCACTCTGCCGATGAACACTGGCGTGACCCACTATGCCGATGACGATGCGGCGTTGTATTGGGTGCATGATTCGCCGATGCTAGCTTATTTAGGCGTTCAGCCCACCACGCCTCGCTTTGAACCAGCCTTTTATTCTGGTGAATTTTTGACGAGCGAAATTGAGCGTATTCGGGAAGAAGGCATCCGTCGCAACCTCAACCGAAATGGCGTTATTCTCGGTAACCCTGAGAGTGAAGACACCCGCACAGTCACCCATACCATGTGGTCGCTATACAATCTTGTGCCGCCCCATTCTTCCCAAAAACCTCACCGCCACAACTCCATCGCTCTCGACTTAGCGGTTTCGGCGAAGGAAGATACTTATACCCTTATTGGCAAATCCCTTGATGGCGAAGGCAACATTATCAATCCCATCAAAATGAAATGGGAACCTAATAGCGTTTTTGTCACGCCCCCTGGTCTATGGCATTCCCACCACAACGAATCCGATGAAGATGCCTATGTCTTCCCAGTACAGGATGCAGGGATGCAAATTTATATGCGCACCCTTGATATTCAATTTGCAAAATAG
- a CDS encoding IS982 family transposase codes for MLSLDALFCDVDDFCQILEPLWQQQLLTSTKKYRRRSRSLSLSEMMTILIAFHQSHYRNFKHFYLIHVRHYWRPAFPRAVSYQRFVAWIPSTLIPLCVYLRHCFGQCTGISFIDATSIKVCHNRRISQHRVFDAHAARGKTSVGWFFGFKLHLVINDRGELLNVQITPGNIDDRKPALELLQDLFGKVFADKGYISQTLRQYLHEEHHVTLLAKPRRNMKNHLMLWQDKLLARKRALIETVIDQLKNISQIEHSRHRSPANFCVNLLCGLIAYCHQPKKPSLKLD; via the coding sequence ATGCTCAGTTTAGATGCTTTGTTTTGTGATGTTGATGATTTCTGTCAAATCTTGGAACCTCTGTGGCAGCAACAGTTATTGACATCTACGAAAAAATATCGTCGTCGCTCTAGAAGCCTGAGTCTGAGCGAGATGATGACAATACTAATCGCCTTCCATCAATCTCACTATCGTAACTTCAAGCATTTTTATCTCATCCATGTGCGTCACTATTGGCGACCAGCTTTTCCGAGAGCCGTGAGTTATCAACGTTTTGTGGCATGGATACCCTCAACTTTGATTCCTCTATGCGTCTATCTGCGTCACTGTTTTGGACAATGTACAGGCATTAGTTTCATTGATGCCACCAGTATCAAAGTCTGCCACAATCGCCGCATCTCTCAGCATCGCGTTTTTGATGCTCATGCCGCTCGAGGAAAAACCTCTGTGGGATGGTTCTTTGGCTTCAAACTCCATCTAGTGATTAATGACCGAGGAGAACTACTCAATGTACAAATTACGCCGGGTAATATTGATGACCGAAAGCCTGCATTGGAGCTTTTGCAGGATTTATTCGGCAAGGTTTTTGCCGATAAAGGTTATATTTCACAGACCTTGAGACAGTATTTGCACGAAGAGCATCATGTGACTTTACTCGCTAAGCCTCGCCGCAATATGAAGAATCACCTGATGCTTTGGCAAGATAAGCTTTTGGCTCGTAAGCGAGCGTTGATTGAAACGGTCATTGACCAACTGAAGAATATTTCTCAGATTGAACATTCTCGTCATCGTAGCCCAGCCAACTTCTGTGTCAACTTGCTTTGTGGACTCATTGCCTATTGTCATCAACCTAAGAAACCTTCCCTCAAGCTTGATTAG
- the pgeF gene encoding peptidoglycan editing factor PgeF — protein MIDVTSSEQWQWQEWQGKPYLTCELLRPWQHGFFTTHFAPQMPEEFAAVFDIKPNAYRVKQVHGNVVLSPTEISWEGEHFSQADGIITDGNEQAVFVASADCTPALIGDRLTGQVSAVHAGWRGTAKRILPTAIQKFLDAGSELNNLCVALGPAISGEVYQVSTDVALAMGTSLGFKDLEHDPEAMILALENIEQSPLLFDPEPDKLRLDVRRVNQIQLEQLGLAPTQVAIAPHCTFQEPDNFFSYRRSNEKKVQWSGITSRNP, from the coding sequence ATGATCGACGTGACCTCTTCGGAACAGTGGCAATGGCAGGAATGGCAAGGGAAACCTTATCTCACCTGTGAACTTCTGCGACCTTGGCAACACGGCTTTTTCACAACCCATTTTGCGCCCCAAATGCCAGAGGAATTTGCCGCTGTTTTTGACATCAAACCAAACGCTTACCGAGTGAAACAAGTACATGGCAATGTTGTTTTATCTCCTACAGAAATCAGTTGGGAAGGGGAGCATTTCTCGCAGGCAGACGGCATTATTACCGATGGAAATGAACAAGCAGTTTTTGTCGCCTCGGCAGATTGTACGCCAGCATTGATCGGCGATCGCCTCACCGGACAAGTCTCAGCAGTTCATGCAGGATGGCGCGGCACAGCGAAACGTATTTTACCCACTGCAATTCAAAAATTTCTTGATGCAGGTTCAGAACTCAACAACTTATGTGTTGCGCTCGGCCCAGCAATTAGTGGCGAAGTTTATCAAGTATCTACCGACGTTGCCCTTGCGATGGGAACAAGTTTGGGCTTTAAAGATTTAGAGCACGACCCAGAGGCAATGATTCTTGCTCTCGAAAATATTGAACAGTCTCCATTACTCTTCGATCCAGAGCCAGACAAATTACGTCTCGATGTCCGTCGAGTGAATCAAATCCAACTCGAACAACTCGGTTTAGCACCAACACAAGTGGCGATCGCTCCACATTGTACATTTCAAGAACCCGATAACTTTTTCTCCTACCGCCGCAGTAACGAAAAGAAAGTTCAATGGTCAGGCATTACTTCCCGTAATCCTTAA
- a CDS encoding DUF6439 family protein — translation MEVLKSELTTHDSLELAEALAAKLVIAPNDWHRMKGNRKAQASQQLSAALVFLLNDNPKAALTHLQQATGWLDKSLSAPRCPDHNR, via the coding sequence ATGGAAGTTTTAAAGTCAGAGTTAACAACCCACGACAGTTTAGAGCTTGCCGAAGCCCTTGCCGCAAAGTTGGTGATCGCCCCGAATGATTGGCACCGAATGAAAGGGAATCGCAAAGCCCAAGCCAGTCAGCAACTCTCCGCAGCCCTTGTTTTTTTGTTGAATGATAATCCCAAAGCCGCATTAACCCATCTCCAGCAAGCAACTGGTTGGCTCGATAAAAGCTTGTCTGCTCCCCGATGCCCTGACCATAATCGCTAG